The following DNA comes from Nitrogeniibacter aestuarii.
TGGGTGGTATCAGGAATTCAAACAGGAGGTCATGCGCCATGGCGGATGACAAGCAAAAAGAGAGTCTCATCGAGTTTCCCTGCGACTTTCCCATCAAGGTGATGGGGGCTCGCGTCGACGATTTCGCCCAGGCCATCCTTGAAGTGGTGGTCAGGCACGACAGCGAATTCGACGCGGCGCGCATGGAAATGCGCCCGTCGAGCAAAGGCACCTACCTGTCGCTCACCTGTACCGTGCGTGCCACCTCGCAGGTGCAACTGGACAACCTGTACCGTGAGCTGAGCAGTCACCCCATGGTCAAGGTCGTGCTCTGAGATGGAAGTGAACGGCTGCCAGATCCGGGCGCTCGGCCAACAGCCGTACGAACCGACGTGGCACGCGATGCAGGAATACACGGCGGTACGCGATGGGGCTGCGCAGGACGAGCTTTGGGTACTCGAGCACCCACCGGTCTATACGCTCGGTCAGGCCGGCAAGCCGGAACATCTGCTGCGCCAGACCGACATCCCGCTGGTAAAGATCGACCGCGGCGGGCAGATCACGTACCACGGCCCGGGCCAGGTGGTGATCTACCTGCTCATCGATCTGCGCCGGCGCGGCATCCGGGTGCGCGAGATGGTGCAGCTCATGGAGCAGGCCATTATCGACGCGCTGGCCGATTACGGGCTGACGGCGGAGCGGCAGGACGGCGCGCCCGGCGTCTACATCAAGGGCGAGAAGATCGCCGCCCTGGGCCTGCGGGTGCGCAACGGGTGCACCTACCACGGCCTGAGCCTCAATGTCGATATGGATTTGACACCATTTACCTGGATCAATCCCTGCGGCTATAGTGGGCTCAAAACCATACAACTCAAAGACTTCGGGGTCATCGCCTCCACCGACGAGGTGGGCGAAAAGCTGGTGGGCCACCTGACCCGCCTGCTGCCCCCGATGCGACAGGTGGACGCTGCGACCGCATGAGGGTCGGGGCGCCGAGGGAATCGAATGGAAACCAAAGCCAAGAAACAGCGCGGCGCTGACAAGACCGCCCGCATCCCCATCAAGATCGTGCCCGCCGAGCGGCTCAAAAAGCCCGAGTGGATCCGCATCAAGATCGGTGCCGGCAAGGAAGCCGAGCGCTTCAACGAGATCAAGGCCACGCTGCGCGAGCAGAAGCTGCACACCGTGTGCGAAGAAGCCTCCTGCCCGAACATCCACGAATGCTTCGGCAAGGGCACGGCCACCTTCATGATCATGGGTGACATCTGTACCCGGCGTTGCCCGTTCTGCGACGTCGGCCACGGCCGGCCGGATCCGCTCAACACGGACGAACCCAAAGACCTGGCCGATACCATCGCTGCCATGCGCCTCAA
Coding sequences within:
- a CDS encoding HP0495 family protein encodes the protein MADDKQKESLIEFPCDFPIKVMGARVDDFAQAILEVVVRHDSEFDAARMEMRPSSKGTYLSLTCTVRATSQVQLDNLYRELSSHPMVKVVL
- the lipB gene encoding lipoyl(octanoyl) transferase LipB, which codes for MEVNGCQIRALGQQPYEPTWHAMQEYTAVRDGAAQDELWVLEHPPVYTLGQAGKPEHLLRQTDIPLVKIDRGGQITYHGPGQVVIYLLIDLRRRGIRVREMVQLMEQAIIDALADYGLTAERQDGAPGVYIKGEKIAALGLRVRNGCTYHGLSLNVDMDLTPFTWINPCGYSGLKTIQLKDFGVIASTDEVGEKLVGHLTRLLPPMRQVDAATA